The genomic DNA TATCAGCTTTGTTGAGCGCAGGTCTGTTTTCTCATAATATGCGCGTGTGCACAGGTGTGTTTAGGCGATGAAGCCTGCTGCCTCTGTTGCACGGGTGGTTGATCCGAACCGTTGATATGAACCAGCAGGAATGGAAGCAAGCAGATGTTTGGGCTGTTACTTTCAGCCATACTGAAAAAATGTGGCGACCCCGGCCGCTGACGGCCGGGGTCGGTAGTTGGAAGGAACTGAAGTCTCCGGCGATATCGCTATTCCGTCTTCGCGCCGATAATGTAGCGGCTGAAGTGGGTGATCACACCCGTGACGATTTCGTGATCATCGTCCACTCCACCGGGCATCTCCTCGAACGAGTTATTCCCAGTCATGTACATGATAGCCAACGGCGGATTGTCCTGGCCTTCGTATTGGGTACCGTCATAGCTCAAGTACAGGGTTATCGGTACATTGAACTGGTACGGGCTGGGATAGCAATCCAACGCCACGGCGGTGACCGACGCATTCGACAACGTGATGTTCACGGTGTTGGTTACGGCTCCGGGCGGGACCCACAGGGCATGTTGGCCGAATACGAAGTAGCCACCTTGTGGACCAACACGGAAGGTGCGGGGCGGCATCATCCACGGATTGACCGTGGGTCCATACAGGTCCTCCCAGTATCCCTCCCGCAAAAGGGGGATCTCGTGGCCGTTCATCATGTCCCCCGGCTGCGGATTCCACATGTCGGGCCGGTCCTGATCAGCGGTCGTGGATGCGGTGGGGGAGCTGTAATCGCCACAGCCGGCCATGATCAGCACGAACAGGCCAAACACCGCGAATACTGCAGCGATCTTTTTGATTTCCCGCAACTTGACTCTCATGGTCGGTTCCTCTTTCTATTGATAGACACTTCTTCCCTGATCCTATGCCCCCGCCCATTACTTTAGCAAGCAGTATGCCGACTATGGTAGGTGTAGCAAATGTGCGTAGCTTGTCAATGGTTTTTCGATAGTTAGAATATAGTGAATGTAGGGAGGACAATATTGTCAACAAGCCACCTCGCAAAATTGGTGGAAATGCTCCGGGGGAAATGAACCAGCTGAGCTCACTTGCTCAATAGCCGACAAGGAGAACTGTAAACTTGAAGTCAGGACTGGACAAAATGGAGCCGATTGTCTATATTGGGATGAAACGAGTCAGCTTCGGAGGTGGAATGCGAATCCCTGTCGTCATGTTGTCGGTACTTCTGGCCGCTGTGTGTTTGGCTTATCAGCCGGTTCCGGTTCAGAAATCAAGGGTTGAACAGGAAATAAAGGTTCGTCTGGAAGCCTTGACCGATGATTCTGCCAAGGTGGCAGTAGCCCAGCAGTATCTGGAGGAGTTTCCGAATGATATAGCTGTGGTCCGTGCAGCTTTAGATGTGTTATTAAAGAAAATGGACGACCCAATCACATTTTTCCGGCAGCGCCTGGAGATGGACACGGGTTCGATCGCGGCGCACTATCTCTATGGAAAGGCGAGCCGGGATTCCACGATTATGGCCGAGGCGGCCCGATGGATTCTGACCCGTGAACCGGACAACTACTGGGGGCATGAACTGGCGGGCTATGCCGAGTGGTTCAAGGCTAATCCGGACACGGGGATTCTGATCCGGAACTTTCGGAAGGCCATTGAAGCCGATCCGTCGCGGCCGGAAGGCTATCTGTATCTCGGCTGGGTCTTTTGGGATGAAGAGCTGTGGCCGGAAGCGCGCGAGGTTCTGGAAGCGGGAGCTATCGTGGATCCCGAGGACAAGTCCATTCGGGATGCGCGGCTAACCGTTTATGCAGAGCAGCGCGACGGAAAGACGTTTTTCGATCTGATGCAGGGAGTTTTTTCCGATACACCGCTTATTGCCGATTTGCCGCGAGCGAAGGCCGGTCCGAACGTGACGACGGCGGATTTGCGCGGACAGCCGACGGTGATCGAATATTGGGCCTACACGTGAGGGACGTGCGTGCAGCGGTCGCTGCCGGAAATGAACAAGGCGCTCACGGAAGGCACATTCGATTTTCGCGTGTTCGTGTTTCACCGCGGCGGAGAGCACGAAAAAGCGCGCAAGATCGTCGAGGGAAAGGACGCGAACGACCGGGAATGGAAAGTGGACTTCGTGTGGAGTTCGGACACTTTTGAGAAGCAACTGGGCGGAGTGAAGGGATTGCCGAGCTACTACGTCCTGGATTCCACGGGCCGCGTGCGAGCGATGATCAAGGGACATGCCAAAGACACTCTGGAGACGCTGCGCTGGCTGATCGGGGAGATCGAAAAGCGGGGATAGGGTTAGATAGTTCTATGATAACTGAAGCGGGCGATCCGATTGGATCGCCCGCTGTTTTTTTCACAGTAGTACCCACCTACTCCAGCCGCCACTCATAGAGGAAGAAGCGCGGGTTGAACTGGATCACGCGAACCGGAACGGCAATCTCGCTCAACGCGCGCGGCAGAACATCACGGGGATCGGCGATATTCTGGACGGTATCCCAACGGATGTAGAAGATCTCTCGTTTGCCGACAAGTTGCTCACGAAGCTCCGCCTCATATTCGGGGGTCGGCGATTTGCTCGGTGGATTGGCGGCCATAACAGTCACGTTTCTCGCATCTGGCCAGTAGTAATTCAGAAGGCGATAGCCGCTGGCGAGCAGCAGCAGCGCGGAATCGTCGGTGCACTCCTTTTTCAAGAGAGTCGTCACGCCGCGCCAGTCTTCACGACGGCCATAGTACTGCGGATTCCAGAAATGAAGCAACGCCACAACGACAATCGCCCCGCCACACACGGCCAGCGCCCGCCGAACCAACGTCCGATCCAACGCCAGATAGCTCTGAGCCATGAACAGCAGCGCGAGGGGTGCGGAGAAGATCAGGTACTTGGGTTGAAGCCAGTATTGGCGAGTTACGAGTGTCGCGATCAGAGCCAGCACGACCGGCACGGTGAACAGCTCATGACCGAGCAACAATACCCGGTCGCGCGGACCTTTCACATGCAGTCTTATGAAAGACACGATCGCGATTCCCGCGGCGATGAAAACCAGCAGTACGAGGGGAATATTGCGCGCCATGTCGCCCAGTCCCACCGCACGACCGAGGGACTGCTCGGGCAGTTCGAAGTAGTTGAAGCCAACGGTAAACGCGACAAAGAGCTTGGGGAGCGCACTCGGGATGTGGGTAATGTACTCGCCCGAACGAACTTCCAGAAAGTGAAAGAAATTGGGCAGATTGGGCAGGTACAGGATCACGACCGTTGCCAGCGCAGCGATTCCTTTCCACGTTGAAACGGAACTTCGTTCACGATAGAAGGAAAGCGCGAAGCAGGCAAGGAATATCCAATAGTGAAAGTGAGTATAGACTCCGATGAGTCCCAGCAGCACGAACAGCGCCCAGCGGCCAATCACAGGTCTTTCGAGCGCCCGCAAGAACGTCAGCACCTGCAACAGCGCAACAAGCGCCACCATCGAGTACATTCGTAATTCCTGCGAAAACTCGATGAGGATCGGCGAACAAGCAACGAGCAACGCAAGGGTTCGCGCGAGGCGTTCTCCGCCGAGTCGTTTTCCCACGAAAAAAGCGACGGGGATTTGCGCCAGTCCGAACAAAAGCGGCAACAGCCGCAGTCCGACCTCGCCATGAAAGCCAATCTGCTTCCAGAGATAGAGCAGCGAGAAGAACAGCGGGCGGAAACGATCTTCGCTGTCGGTGATGAGCTTGCCGCTGTCGCGGAAAAGCGAGAAGGCTTCGTCACCATAGAAGCTGTCACCGATGCCGGGAATGCGGACGGCAAGGCTCAGTACCAAGAGAAGTGGAAGAATGATTTGCGTGCGACGCAGCATGGCGATCATTGCGGTTTCTCGCAGGTGGCCATGAGGCGATGCTTCAGACCGCAGAAGAGTGGAGTTTCCGCAATCAGCTCCATGAGCAGCAGCAAGACCAGCACCCACTTCGGGCGATACATCGGCGGGACGCCCCAGCGATAGATGCGAATGTTCACGAATCCCGCGCTCCGCAAGTGCTTCACCAGCCGCCGCCGGGTGTTGATGCGATAGGGAGCGGGATAGGTTCCCTCACTCTCGATTCTGAGCTTTTCCTTGATCCACTCACGCTGACGAATGCTCAGGAACTTATTGGGAAACATGAAGGGATTGAATACGCTGTTGGTGTTGATGAGCACGCGTCCGCCGGGTTTCATCACGCGAAAGAACTCGCGACAGACTTTTTTTGGATCATCAATATGCTCGAACACCGAATCGCAATAGACTCCCGCAAACACTTCGTCGGCAAACGGCAGATGCTCGATTACTCCGCTCGTGCGGTGACGGGGCCAGGGATTCTTCTTGAGATCATCCTGCAGGGGATCGAGACCGACCAGTTTCTTCAGCGGCTCCTTACGCTTGCCGAGGGTCGTATTGTCGCCGCAGCCGGCGTCCAAGACGAGCTCCCGCTCGAGTCCATCGGCCCAATCGGCCATGAACTTATGATTGTAGTAGCCGTTCTTGGCGGCGAGGCGCTCCCAGTAGGCGCGAAAGAGTTTGGGGACTTGCGCGCGTTGCCATTCATGCGTGTTACGAAATGCGCCTTTGGGAAGGGTTTGTTCGTCTGGCTTTCTTGACATGGATTCAAGTCGCTTTAGAAAACACTCGCTCATCCCACGTCACGGATGGCGTCCACGGGCGCGAGCTTGGAAGCTTTGCGCG from bacterium includes the following:
- a CDS encoding glycosyltransferase family 39 protein translates to MIAMLRRTQIILPLLLVLSLAVRIPGIGDSFYGDEAFSLFRDSGKLITDSEDRFRPLFFSLLYLWKQIGFHGEVGLRLLPLLFGLAQIPVAFFVGKRLGGERLARTLALLVACSPILIEFSQELRMYSMVALVALLQVLTFLRALERPVIGRWALFVLLGLIGVYTHFHYWIFLACFALSFYRERSSVSTWKGIAALATVVILYLPNLPNFFHFLEVRSGEYITHIPSALPKLFVAFTVGFNYFELPEQSLGRAVGLGDMARNIPLVLLVFIAAGIAIVSFIRLHVKGPRDRVLLLGHELFTVPVVLALIATLVTRQYWLQPKYLIFSAPLALLFMAQSYLALDRTLVRRALAVCGGAIVVVALLHFWNPQYYGRREDWRGVTTLLKKECTDDSALLLLASGYRLLNYYWPDARNVTVMAANPPSKSPTPEYEAELREQLVGKREIFYIRWDTVQNIADPRDVLPRALSEIAVPVRVIQFNPRFFLYEWRLE
- a CDS encoding methyltransferase domain-containing protein is translated as MSRKPDEQTLPKGAFRNTHEWQRAQVPKLFRAYWERLAAKNGYYNHKFMADWADGLERELVLDAGCGDNTTLGKRKEPLKKLVGLDPLQDDLKKNPWPRHRTSGVIEHLPFADEVFAGVYCDSVFEHIDDPKKVCREFFRVMKPGGRVLINTNSVFNPFMFPNKFLSIRQREWIKEKLRIESEGTYPAPYRINTRRRLVKHLRSAGFVNIRIYRWGVPPMYRPKWVLVLLLLMELIAETPLFCGLKHRLMATCEKPQ